A single region of the Solwaraspora sp. WMMD791 genome encodes:
- a CDS encoding type 1 glutamine amidotransferase domain-containing protein — translation MATTLQGKRVAFLATDGVEEVEYTQPREAVEAAGAAVELVSIKSGEIQAFNHLNKSKTYPVDVTADKADPESYDALVLPGGVANPDFLRADPDAVGFVRAFFTAGKPVGAICHGPWTMIDAEVVRGRTLTSWPSLRTDLTNAGATWVDAECHVDNGLVTSRKPDDLPAFCAKLVEEIAEGRH, via the coding sequence ATGGCAACGACACTGCAGGGCAAGCGAGTCGCTTTCCTGGCCACCGACGGGGTCGAGGAGGTCGAGTACACCCAGCCGCGTGAGGCGGTCGAGGCGGCCGGCGCCGCAGTCGAACTCGTGTCGATAAAGTCGGGCGAGATCCAGGCCTTCAACCACCTGAACAAGTCGAAGACGTACCCGGTGGACGTCACTGCGGACAAGGCGGACCCGGAGTCCTACGACGCGCTGGTGCTGCCCGGCGGGGTGGCGAACCCGGACTTTCTCCGGGCCGACCCCGACGCGGTCGGCTTCGTCCGGGCGTTCTTCACCGCCGGCAAGCCGGTGGGCGCGATCTGTCACGGGCCGTGGACGATGATCGATGCCGAGGTGGTACGGGGACGCACCCTCACCTCCTGGCCGAGCCTGCGCACCGACCTGACCAACGCGGGGGCGACCTGGGTCGACGCCGAATGCCACGTGGACAACGGACTGGTCACCAGCCGTAAGCCCGACGACCTGCCGGCGTTCTGCGCCAAGCTCGTGGAGGAGATCGCCGAAGGCAGGCACTGA
- a CDS encoding RICIN domain-containing protein: MPAVPRAVDPGQLPHPRPVARAAAVARAAACVALLAPLALMAAPAAAAPVTVTNGTQFTDTTGAGVHAHGGGMIKVGAHYYWFGENRHDDHTFRYVSVYRSTDLRTWELRNHVLRQSSSPELAVANIERPKILYNPATGKYVLWMHWENGVDYGQARVAVATSDTVDGNYTYLGSFRPLGYDSRDMTVYRDDDGTAYLISSTRVNADLNIYRLTPDYTGVAALVQTLWPGNYREAPAMFKRDGVYFLVTSGATGWQPNQARYATATAITGTWTAPTNLGDSITYGSQPAYVLPVQGTATTSYLYLGDRWASAWGGRVNESRYVWLPLTFPSARTLSMSWHPQVSIDTVTGQVTGVGGGYAYETLRARHSGKCLDVLNASTADATEVAQYGCHNGGNQHWQLRDLGTGYHQLVARHSDRCLTVAGGSTADHATIAQYACQAGRTDQQWQLVDVGSGHLRIVARHSGKCLDVAGYSTADSARVIQYTCGTAANQQFQRVGVV, encoded by the coding sequence GTGCCTGCCGTACCCCGCGCCGTCGACCCCGGCCAACTCCCCCACCCACGGCCCGTCGCCCGCGCCGCCGCCGTCGCCCGCGCCGCCGCCTGCGTCGCGCTGCTCGCCCCGCTCGCCCTGATGGCCGCACCGGCCGCCGCCGCGCCGGTGACCGTCACCAACGGCACCCAGTTCACCGATACCACCGGCGCCGGTGTGCACGCCCACGGCGGCGGCATGATCAAGGTCGGCGCCCACTACTACTGGTTCGGCGAGAACCGCCACGACGACCACACCTTCCGGTACGTCTCCGTCTACCGGTCAACCGACCTGCGCACCTGGGAGTTGCGCAACCACGTGCTGCGCCAGTCCAGCAGCCCGGAGCTGGCGGTCGCCAACATCGAACGGCCCAAGATCCTCTACAACCCGGCCACCGGCAAGTACGTGCTCTGGATGCACTGGGAGAACGGCGTCGACTACGGCCAGGCCCGGGTGGCGGTCGCCACCTCCGACACCGTCGACGGCAACTACACGTACCTCGGCAGTTTCCGGCCGCTCGGCTACGACTCCCGGGACATGACCGTCTACCGCGACGACGACGGCACCGCGTACCTGATCTCCTCGACCCGGGTCAACGCGGACCTGAACATCTACCGGCTGACGCCCGACTACACCGGCGTCGCCGCCCTGGTCCAGACCCTCTGGCCGGGCAACTACCGCGAGGCACCGGCGATGTTCAAACGCGACGGTGTCTACTTCCTCGTCACCTCCGGCGCCACCGGCTGGCAGCCCAACCAGGCCCGGTACGCCACCGCCACCGCCATCACCGGCACCTGGACGGCACCGACCAACCTCGGCGACAGCATCACCTACGGCTCCCAGCCGGCGTACGTGCTGCCGGTGCAGGGCACCGCCACCACCTCCTACCTCTACCTCGGCGACCGGTGGGCCAGCGCCTGGGGTGGCCGGGTCAACGAGTCGCGCTACGTCTGGCTGCCGCTGACCTTCCCGTCGGCGCGGACACTGAGCATGAGCTGGCATCCGCAGGTCAGCATCGACACCGTCACCGGGCAGGTCACCGGCGTCGGCGGCGGGTACGCCTACGAGACTTTGCGGGCCCGGCACAGCGGCAAGTGCCTCGACGTGCTCAACGCCTCCACCGCCGACGCCACCGAGGTCGCCCAGTACGGCTGCCACAACGGTGGCAACCAGCACTGGCAGCTGCGTGACCTCGGCACCGGCTACCACCAGTTGGTGGCCCGGCACAGCGACCGCTGCCTGACCGTCGCCGGTGGCTCCACCGCCGACCACGCCACCATCGCCCAGTACGCCTGCCAGGCCGGCCGCACCGACCAACAGTGGCAACTGGTCGACGTCGGCTCCGGCCACCTGCGGATCGTGGCCCGGCACAGCGGCAAGTGCCTGGACGTCGCCGGCTACTCCACCGCCGACAGCGCCCGGGTGATCCAGTACACCTGCGGCACCGCCGCCAACCAGCAGTTCCAGCGGGTCGGCGTGGTCTAG
- a CDS encoding nitroreductase family protein, with product MSDLRKTATSAEPLHPLLAERWSPRAFDPDHQLTDRQITALLEAARWAPSAGNSQPWRFAVTRRGSAAHASVLDTLDPANQVWAHAAAVLIVVAAQSVTADGASRPWAAYDTGQAVAHLSVQAQHEGLAVHQMGGFDRDRLAALLAHDPTVTPLSVVAVGRRAPADGLDDLDASLGERERAPRQRLSVTDLMLTVGPALVADHR from the coding sequence GTGTCCGACCTACGCAAGACCGCGACCAGCGCCGAGCCGCTGCACCCGCTGCTCGCCGAGCGATGGAGCCCCCGCGCCTTCGACCCGGACCACCAGCTCACCGACCGGCAGATCACCGCGCTGCTGGAGGCCGCCCGGTGGGCGCCGAGCGCCGGCAACAGTCAACCCTGGCGGTTCGCGGTCACCCGTCGGGGCAGCGCCGCCCACGCCAGCGTGCTCGACACACTGGATCCCGCCAACCAGGTCTGGGCGCACGCCGCCGCCGTGCTGATCGTGGTCGCGGCGCAGTCGGTCACCGCTGACGGAGCCAGCCGCCCCTGGGCCGCCTACGACACCGGCCAGGCGGTCGCGCACCTGTCCGTCCAGGCCCAGCACGAAGGACTGGCCGTGCATCAGATGGGCGGTTTCGACCGCGACCGGCTCGCCGCGCTGCTCGCCCACGACCCGACGGTCACCCCGCTGTCCGTCGTCGCGGTCGGTCGCCGCGCCCCGGCCGACGGCCTCGACGATCTCGATGCCTCCCTCGGCGAGCGCGAGCGTGCCCCGCGACAGCGACTTTCAGTGACCGATCTGATGCTCACGGTGGGTCCGGCCCTGGTTGCCGACCACCGTTGA
- a CDS encoding short-chain fatty acyl-CoA regulator family protein encodes MTKTFAGARLRRMREERGISQTELARQLNISASYLNQIEHDSRPLTVAVLMRITEVFGVDPTSFAPHDTPRLVAGLREALGARAGIGELTEFASRLPEVAEAVIDLHRRYQQVDEQLSELVGDRERLGHSPHDQVTEFFYRRQNYVPAVDEAAERLAGQIGIRRGEARTALQDRLAQRHGVRISRDDAESLGGELHRYRPQTRTLHLSTSLRAGQEAIRMAAQIALLEYADVIDEIIEEEGFTDVQTQILTRVGLANYFAAALVLPYEQFLTAAEQRRYDIDLLTEHFAVGWETVCHRLSTLQRPRARGVPFSFVRVDRAGNMSKRQSATGFPFSRTGGTCPLWNVYEAFGSPGRVVTQIAAMPDGQRYLWIARTVIRHNGGYGQPGKVYAIGLGCQTRHAGRLVYSAGMDLHAADAATPIGPGCKTCERMTCPQRAAPPISRQLDVDVNRSTFIPYPLKD; translated from the coding sequence GTGACCAAGACCTTCGCCGGTGCCCGGCTGCGCCGGATGCGCGAGGAGCGGGGCATCAGCCAGACCGAGCTGGCCCGGCAGCTCAACATCTCCGCGAGCTATCTCAACCAGATCGAGCACGATTCCCGACCGCTGACCGTCGCCGTACTGATGCGGATCACCGAGGTGTTCGGCGTCGATCCGACCAGCTTCGCCCCGCACGACACCCCGCGCCTGGTCGCCGGGCTGCGTGAGGCGCTCGGCGCCCGCGCCGGGATCGGCGAGCTGACCGAGTTCGCCTCCCGGCTGCCCGAGGTGGCCGAGGCGGTCATCGACCTGCACCGGCGCTACCAGCAGGTCGACGAGCAGCTGTCCGAACTGGTCGGCGACCGGGAACGGCTCGGCCACAGCCCGCACGACCAGGTCACCGAGTTCTTCTACCGGCGGCAGAACTACGTTCCGGCGGTCGACGAGGCGGCCGAACGGCTCGCCGGGCAGATCGGCATCCGCCGGGGCGAGGCCCGCACGGCGTTGCAGGACCGCCTCGCGCAGCGCCACGGCGTACGGATCTCCCGCGACGACGCCGAGTCCCTCGGCGGTGAGCTGCACCGCTACCGACCGCAGACCCGGACCCTGCACCTGTCGACCTCGCTGCGCGCCGGGCAGGAGGCGATCCGGATGGCCGCCCAGATCGCTCTGCTGGAGTACGCCGACGTGATCGACGAGATCATCGAGGAGGAGGGGTTCACCGACGTCCAGACCCAGATCCTCACCCGGGTCGGGCTGGCCAACTACTTCGCGGCGGCGCTGGTCCTGCCGTACGAGCAGTTCCTCACCGCCGCCGAGCAGCGCCGCTACGACATCGACCTGCTCACCGAGCACTTCGCGGTGGGCTGGGAGACCGTCTGCCACCGGCTCAGCACCCTGCAACGGCCCCGTGCACGCGGGGTGCCGTTCTCGTTCGTCCGGGTCGACCGGGCCGGCAACATGTCCAAGCGTCAGTCCGCGACCGGGTTCCCGTTCTCCCGCACCGGCGGCACGTGTCCGCTGTGGAACGTCTACGAGGCGTTCGGTTCGCCGGGCCGGGTGGTCACCCAGATCGCCGCGATGCCCGACGGCCAGCGTTACCTGTGGATCGCCCGCACCGTCATCCGGCACAACGGCGGCTACGGTCAACCCGGCAAGGTGTACGCGATCGGTTTGGGCTGCCAGACCCGCCACGCCGGCCGGCTCGTCTACTCCGCCGGGATGGACCTGCACGCCGCCGACGCGGCCACCCCGATCGGCCCCGGCTGCAAGACCTGTGAGCGGATGACCTGCCCGCAGCGGGCCGCCCCACCGATCAGCCGCCAGCTCGACGTCGACGTCAACCGCAGCACTTTCATCCCGTACCCGCTCAAGGACTGA
- the aceB gene encoding malate synthase A translates to MRYEILGPMADRFDEVLTAEALEFLVALDGEFAARRVALLDTRRARRARYASGQLPDFLPETAQIRADESWRVAPAAPGLVDRRVEITGPTDRKMTVNALNSGAKVWLADFEDATSPTWRNVIGGQLNLMDALDRRIDFTDDRGKRYALGEELATIVVRPRGWHLVEKGIAVDGRPISASLVDFGLYFFHCARRQLDAGAGPYFYLPKLESHREARLWNDVFVFAQRYLGLPQGTIRATTLIETITAAFEMEEILYELREHSAGLNAGRWDYIFSVIKNFGQWPDFVLPDRAEVTMTVPFMRAYTELLVRTCHRRGAHAIGGMAAFIPSRDPQINEAALGKVRADKQREAGDGFDGSWVAHPGLVPTCREVFDAVLGDRPHQIDRLRDEVAVTATDLLAVDKTPGQVSAAGVRANVAVALRYVDAWLGGAGAVALWNLMEDAATAEIARCQVWQWCQHGTPLADGGCVTTDLVRSILAEELADLVDGRDGPDRDRAEAAARIVEETALGEDLPAFFTTEAYARHLSPVGASDRP, encoded by the coding sequence GTGAGGTACGAGATTCTCGGCCCGATGGCCGACCGGTTCGACGAAGTGCTCACTGCCGAGGCGCTGGAGTTCCTGGTCGCCCTGGACGGCGAGTTCGCCGCCCGGCGGGTGGCGCTGCTGGACACCCGGCGGGCCCGACGGGCCCGGTACGCCTCCGGCCAGTTGCCGGACTTCCTCCCGGAGACCGCACAGATCCGCGCCGACGAGTCCTGGCGGGTCGCGCCCGCCGCGCCCGGCCTGGTCGACCGGCGGGTGGAGATCACCGGGCCGACCGACCGGAAGATGACCGTCAACGCGTTGAACTCGGGCGCGAAGGTGTGGCTGGCCGACTTCGAGGACGCCACCAGCCCGACCTGGCGCAACGTCATCGGCGGGCAGCTCAACCTGATGGACGCCCTGGACCGGCGGATCGACTTCACCGACGACCGGGGCAAGCGGTACGCCCTCGGCGAGGAACTGGCCACGATCGTGGTCCGCCCGCGCGGCTGGCACCTGGTGGAGAAGGGCATCGCGGTCGACGGTCGGCCGATCTCGGCCAGCCTGGTCGACTTCGGGCTGTACTTCTTCCACTGTGCCCGCCGGCAGCTCGACGCCGGTGCCGGCCCGTACTTCTACCTGCCGAAGCTGGAGAGCCACCGCGAGGCGCGGCTGTGGAACGACGTGTTCGTCTTCGCCCAGCGCTACCTTGGCCTGCCGCAGGGCACCATCCGGGCGACCACGCTGATCGAGACGATCACCGCCGCGTTCGAGATGGAGGAGATCCTCTACGAACTGCGGGAACACTCCGCCGGGCTGAACGCCGGCCGGTGGGACTACATCTTCAGCGTGATCAAGAACTTCGGGCAGTGGCCGGACTTCGTCCTGCCCGACCGCGCCGAGGTGACCATGACCGTGCCGTTCATGCGGGCCTACACCGAACTGCTGGTGCGGACCTGCCACCGGCGCGGCGCGCACGCCATCGGCGGAATGGCCGCCTTCATTCCCAGCCGGGACCCGCAGATCAACGAGGCCGCGCTGGGCAAGGTGCGGGCGGACAAGCAGCGCGAAGCCGGCGACGGCTTCGACGGCTCCTGGGTGGCCCACCCAGGTCTGGTGCCGACCTGCCGGGAGGTCTTCGACGCGGTGCTCGGCGACCGGCCGCACCAGATCGACCGGCTACGTGACGAGGTGGCGGTGACCGCGACCGACCTGCTCGCCGTCGACAAGACCCCGGGCCAGGTGAGCGCGGCCGGGGTCCGCGCCAACGTCGCGGTGGCGCTGCGGTACGTCGACGCCTGGCTGGGCGGTGCCGGCGCGGTGGCGCTGTGGAACCTGATGGAGGACGCGGCGACCGCCGAGATCGCCCGCTGTCAGGTGTGGCAGTGGTGCCAGCACGGCACCCCGCTGGCCGACGGCGGCTGCGTCACCACCGACCTGGTCCGGTCGATCCTGGCCGAGGAGCTGGCCGACCTGGTCGACGGGCGTGACGGCCCGGACCGCGACCGGGCCGAGGCGGCGGCCCGGATCGTCGAGGAGACGGCGCTCGGCGAGGACCTGCCGGCGTTCTTCACCACCGAGGCGTACGCCCGGCACCTGTCCCCCGTCGGTGCGTCGGACCGCCCGTAG
- a CDS encoding SPFH domain-containing protein, whose amino-acid sequence MAELQRRGAAVTGGAGQPTGAGRSGAGNRGPLAEDGMDPVDFPAARDLGGSIDTVMEQRRVPLDDAGEVLNRSEQRRDESGQAHVICPMVIPRGRSLATMLPVSLLLVLGALAAVVIWAAGGSVLFNPFFGIHYWLLSLFAVGFVWWRQGMVMVPDGCAALITRFGKLEQVVGPGRVILLNPWKRVSYIVNTTREYPFNAPVREAPTKGGVKASIDLFIQFRISDPVEFVYTLGAVRGFEEKLSNAVSETIRSLIYEQEAAEIYNMVGEDTGRLLEQLNQQFRPAVELTNANITHAEPSDREYRMDLAAPEMVRVAKDAYTHQYALQLRKEQDEGDLTKELATLQETLSAIQADIAQYQAQMDTAVERETNRAEALARQRYVSAESEARANAALLEAQALDIRAVTAAEAPEILEYRYQREVLDTLEEIADHLPRLVRIGGSADPNGAVGVDLLKLAREMVGERGAELFSDTDMAAMRTRLAEVAARIAEREPEIAALREADRPTVTTVDTNPLTPGTPELTDDATEVRP is encoded by the coding sequence ATGGCGGAGCTGCAGCGTCGAGGGGCCGCCGTGACCGGCGGGGCCGGTCAGCCCACCGGGGCCGGCCGGTCCGGCGCAGGCAACCGGGGGCCGTTGGCCGAGGACGGGATGGACCCGGTCGACTTCCCGGCCGCCCGCGACCTCGGCGGCAGCATCGACACCGTCATGGAGCAGCGCCGGGTTCCGCTCGACGACGCCGGTGAGGTGCTCAACCGCAGCGAGCAGCGCCGCGACGAGTCCGGGCAGGCGCACGTCATCTGCCCGATGGTGATCCCCCGTGGCCGGTCCCTCGCCACCATGCTGCCGGTGTCGCTGCTGCTCGTCCTCGGCGCGCTCGCCGCCGTCGTCATCTGGGCCGCCGGTGGCAGCGTGCTGTTCAACCCGTTCTTCGGCATCCATTACTGGCTGCTGTCGTTGTTCGCCGTCGGCTTCGTCTGGTGGCGCCAGGGCATGGTGATGGTGCCCGACGGCTGCGCCGCGCTGATCACCCGCTTCGGCAAGCTGGAGCAGGTCGTCGGCCCCGGTCGGGTGATCCTGCTGAACCCGTGGAAGCGGGTGTCGTACATCGTCAACACCACCCGCGAGTACCCGTTCAACGCCCCGGTGCGCGAGGCCCCCACCAAGGGCGGGGTGAAGGCCTCCATCGACCTGTTCATCCAGTTCCGGATCAGCGACCCGGTCGAGTTCGTCTACACCCTCGGCGCGGTGCGCGGCTTCGAGGAGAAGCTCAGCAACGCGGTCAGCGAGACCATCCGCAGCCTGATCTACGAGCAGGAGGCGGCCGAGATCTACAACATGGTCGGCGAGGACACCGGCCGCCTGCTGGAACAGCTCAACCAGCAGTTCCGCCCGGCGGTCGAGTTGACCAACGCCAACATCACCCACGCCGAACCCTCCGACCGCGAGTACCGGATGGACCTGGCCGCCCCGGAGATGGTGCGGGTCGCCAAGGACGCCTACACCCACCAGTACGCGCTGCAGTTGCGCAAGGAGCAGGACGAAGGTGACCTGACCAAGGAGCTGGCCACCCTGCAGGAGACCCTGTCGGCGATCCAGGCCGACATCGCCCAGTACCAGGCGCAGATGGATACCGCCGTCGAGCGGGAGACCAACCGGGCCGAGGCGCTGGCCCGCCAGCGCTACGTCTCCGCCGAATCCGAGGCGCGGGCCAACGCCGCGTTGCTGGAGGCCCAGGCACTGGACATCCGGGCGGTCACCGCCGCCGAGGCCCCCGAGATCCTCGAATACCGCTACCAGCGTGAGGTGCTCGACACCCTGGAGGAGATCGCCGACCACCTGCCCCGGCTGGTACGCATCGGCGGCTCGGCCGACCCGAACGGCGCGGTCGGCGTGGACCTGCTGAAACTGGCCCGCGAAATGGTCGGCGAGCGGGGCGCGGAGCTGTTCAGCGACACCGACATGGCCGCCATGCGGACCCGGCTGGCCGAGGTCGCCGCCCGCATCGCCGAACGCGAGCCGGAGATCGCCGCACTGCGCGAGGCCGACCGGCCGACCGTCACCACCGTCGATACCAACCCGCTGACCCCCGGTACGCCGGAGCTGACCGACGACGCCACGGAGGTTCGGCCGTGA
- the aceA gene encoding isocitrate lyase → MQNAVDQLQHEWDTDPRWHGVRRSYRPADVVRLRGAITEEHTLARHGARRLWQLLHSEDYVHALGALTGNQAVQMVRAGLKAIYLSGWQVAADANLAGHTYPDQSLYPANSVPAVVRRINNALLRAAQIDTAESGEGGAGPAGAGSPATDWLAPIVADAEAGFGGVLNAYELMTAMIAAGAAGVHWEDQLAAEKKCGHLGGKVLIPTGAHIRTLEAARLAADVAGVPSVVIARTDAQAATLLTTDIDERDQPFVTGERTAEGFYRVRNGIEPCIARGLAYAPHADLLWMETSTPDLEVARRFAEAIKSEYPDQLLAYNCSPSFNWRKHLDDATIGKFQRELGHMGYKFQFITLAGFHALNYSMFDLARGYASDGMSAYVSLQEREFAAEPAGYTAVKHQREVGTGYFDLISTVLNPAAETTALRGSTEEEQFA, encoded by the coding sequence ATGCAGAACGCAGTCGATCAGTTGCAGCACGAATGGGACACCGACCCGCGCTGGCACGGCGTGCGGCGCAGCTACCGCCCCGCCGACGTGGTGCGGCTGCGCGGCGCGATCACCGAGGAACACACCCTCGCGCGGCACGGCGCCAGACGGCTGTGGCAACTGCTGCACAGCGAGGACTACGTCCACGCGCTCGGCGCGCTCACCGGCAACCAGGCGGTGCAGATGGTCCGGGCCGGGCTCAAGGCGATCTACCTCTCCGGCTGGCAGGTCGCGGCCGACGCCAACCTCGCCGGCCACACCTACCCCGACCAGAGCCTCTACCCGGCGAACTCGGTGCCGGCGGTGGTCCGCCGGATCAACAACGCACTGCTGCGGGCCGCCCAGATCGACACCGCCGAGAGCGGCGAGGGCGGTGCCGGACCGGCCGGCGCCGGCAGCCCGGCCACCGACTGGCTCGCCCCGATCGTGGCCGACGCCGAGGCCGGCTTCGGCGGCGTGCTCAACGCGTACGAGCTGATGACCGCCATGATCGCCGCCGGCGCGGCCGGGGTGCACTGGGAGGACCAGCTGGCCGCCGAGAAGAAGTGCGGCCACCTGGGCGGCAAGGTGCTGATCCCGACCGGGGCGCACATCCGCACCCTGGAGGCGGCCCGGCTCGCCGCCGACGTCGCCGGGGTGCCGAGCGTGGTGATCGCCCGCACCGACGCCCAGGCCGCCACCCTGCTGACCACCGACATCGACGAACGGGACCAGCCGTTCGTCACCGGCGAGCGCACCGCCGAAGGCTTCTACCGGGTGCGCAACGGCATCGAGCCGTGCATCGCCCGCGGGCTCGCCTACGCGCCACACGCCGACCTGCTGTGGATGGAGACCAGCACCCCCGACCTGGAGGTCGCCCGCCGGTTCGCCGAGGCGATCAAGAGCGAGTACCCGGACCAGCTGCTGGCGTACAACTGCTCGCCGTCGTTCAACTGGCGCAAGCACCTCGACGACGCCACCATCGGCAAGTTCCAGCGGGAACTGGGCCACATGGGGTACAAGTTCCAGTTCATCACCCTGGCCGGCTTCCACGCGCTGAACTACTCGATGTTCGACCTGGCGCGCGGCTACGCCAGCGACGGGATGAGCGCGTACGTGTCGTTGCAGGAGCGTGAGTTCGCCGCCGAGCCGGCCGGCTACACCGCCGTCAAGCACCAACGGGAGGTCGGCACCGGCTACTTCGACCTGATCAGCACCGTGCTCAACCCGGCCGCGGAGACCACCGCGCTACGCGGCTCGACCGAAGAGGAGCAGTTCGCGTGA
- a CDS encoding ROK family transcriptional regulator codes for MVRRTSRDIRVANRFEVLRQILAAGAVSRQEVATETGLSQATVSTLVTQLLDLGLLTEVGFQDSGGGRPRGLVAVDPAGGVLVGVDVAETYVHVDAFDPTLTVLASHTDRLHPAENRPEQVVAHVVTGVHAVLRDRRVARRRLLGVGVSVPGQVDREGGVSAFAPNWNWHDVPLRGLLAAALDLPARLDLPLHLDNPLRASVVAELWFGAGRGRDHVAVLTLGTGVGAGLAFGGSLYRGATNSAGEWGHTRLVPDGRACHCGARGCVEAYVGAPGIVAHLRERDPASPMLRTDDQTATIDALAAGVAAADPTALAVVADTAYHLGVAVADLVNLVNPQVVALSGWVAARLGPALLDGVRAQAARHALRRPLAAAEITLGRVAGNPVSLGAATFALEGLVAAVGAPPARARARLSP; via the coding sequence ATGGTGCGGCGTACCTCCAGGGACATCCGGGTCGCCAACCGGTTCGAGGTGCTGCGGCAGATCCTCGCCGCCGGCGCGGTGTCCCGTCAGGAGGTGGCCACCGAGACCGGGCTGAGCCAGGCCACCGTCTCCACCCTCGTCACCCAACTGCTGGACCTGGGGCTGCTCACCGAGGTCGGGTTCCAGGACTCCGGCGGCGGCCGCCCGCGCGGCCTGGTCGCGGTCGACCCGGCCGGCGGCGTCCTCGTCGGCGTCGACGTCGCCGAGACGTACGTGCACGTCGACGCCTTCGACCCGACGTTGACCGTGCTGGCCAGCCACACCGACCGGCTGCACCCGGCGGAGAACCGGCCGGAGCAGGTCGTCGCGCACGTGGTCACCGGGGTGCACGCGGTGCTGCGGGACCGACGTGTCGCCCGCCGCCGGCTGCTCGGCGTCGGGGTCAGCGTGCCCGGTCAGGTCGACCGCGAAGGCGGGGTCAGCGCGTTCGCGCCCAACTGGAACTGGCACGACGTACCACTGCGGGGTCTGCTCGCCGCCGCGCTGGACCTGCCCGCGCGCCTCGACCTGCCGCTGCACCTGGACAACCCGTTGCGGGCCAGCGTCGTCGCCGAACTGTGGTTCGGGGCCGGCCGGGGGCGCGACCACGTCGCCGTACTGACTCTCGGCACCGGTGTCGGCGCCGGCCTGGCCTTCGGCGGCAGCCTCTACCGGGGTGCCACCAACAGCGCCGGCGAGTGGGGGCACACCCGGCTGGTCCCCGACGGGCGGGCCTGCCACTGCGGGGCCCGGGGCTGCGTCGAAGCGTACGTCGGGGCCCCCGGGATCGTGGCCCACCTGCGCGAGCGGGATCCGGCCAGCCCGATGCTGCGGACCGACGATCAGACCGCCACCATCGACGCGCTCGCCGCCGGGGTGGCGGCTGCGGATCCGACCGCGCTCGCGGTCGTCGCCGACACCGCGTACCACCTGGGGGTCGCCGTCGCCGACCTGGTGAACCTGGTCAACCCGCAGGTGGTGGCGCTCAGCGGGTGGGTCGCGGCCCGGCTCGGGCCGGCGCTGCTCGACGGGGTCCGGGCGCAGGCCGCCCGGCACGCGCTGCGCCGGCCGCTGGCGGCGGCCGAGATCACCCTGGGCCGGGTCGCCGGCAACCCGGTCAGTCTCGGCGCGGCGACGTTCGCCCTGGAGGGCCTGGTCGCGGCGGTCGGCGCGCCGCCGGCGCGGGCCCGCGCCCGGCTCAGTCCTTGA